AGAAAAGTTCCCAAAGGCTTTTTGAAAGAGCCTTGAATATACCTTTGAAAGATGAGGAAATTTTCTTCTACGTCTCATACGATTTTGTGAGCTGGACTGATACGAATGTTGTAAGCATCTCCAAACTGCGTACCGGTATTGAAATATTACTTTTACTTCGGTTGTAGAATTCgttgttaattaattttcagttATTAGTGTAGCCCTAAATTGTGGATTAGCTAATCATGGAAATATCTCAAAGAGCTTCTATTATTCTGGGGTTCATCTTGTACTTTCAACTGATGGCAAACGCGTCTCCACCGCAATCCAGCACTGCATTTCCATCTTTGCAGCTTCAATACTCTTCAATTAACAAGTAAAATTGCGttatgtgaaaaacaaaatcaattcctaaatcattttaattttgaactaATAAAGCTCAGAGGAAAAATTTGTGATTCGCAAATGCTGTGGTCCAGGCCAAGTGTACAACTTCAATCGGGAAGAGGATGTAGCCGATCGTAGAGATCGATGTGTTAAACATTCCAACACCAGCAGCAATCCGTCTTCGCAAAACTATTCTCGGCAGATTTTCTTTGGCTCCGAGCAGACAGTGCCATCTCAATACGCCATTGAAGATGTAGAAATCGACGCGGGATTTCCTAGCAATTGCACGCCGGATTTCTTACTAGAACCCGACATGAGAATGGGCGATCTCTTCTACCCAATGCCATCTGGCCAGCTGATAGTGCCGCATCGGTTTTGGGTTTTACAAAATGAACACCACTGCATAGAAGACTACTTCTTGGACGGAAATTTCGAAGAGGTTTTTTCGCATTTCTATTCATGTGTTTGCTTTCCTATATTGCTACTTATTTATCTCTAGGCTAGAAGAATAGCGTTTATTTGTACGTCGCACATCCATCCGTTTCCCACAAGTGCCATGAACGATTTTGGAAAATTACAATTGGATTTTATCCGATCGACGGCACCTGCGGAACTGACAGCCATTGCCGGTAAATCGGTTGTTAGAAAGTGCTGCGACCGAAACCAAGTTTATTCGCaaaataaagaggaaaaatggTGCACTGAAACTAGAGGAGCTTCAACACAATTCTTCGATGATCTTCAGTTCTCAAAAAGCGACGAGCTATTCTTCCGGTTCGGATTACCCATTTGCTCCGACCCTTTTCTCTACCGACGACAAACAAGCGATTTTGTATTAAACTCGAACGGCAGTTTGGAAATTAATTCCGGTAGCAATTTAGtttctattgaaaattattgcaTAGAGGACATTGTCTACAAGGATCCCGTTGGTTTACCCGTCACATCCAATCTCGCCATTTTCTGCTCCaacgaaaaagtagaagaTTTACTCGAAGAAGATGCAGAGAAGCAGACCATTAACGAAACCGCATCTAAAATGGTTGTTCGCAACGAGTCGAGTATTAAAGTGAATATGCCCAAGTGTTGTCCATCTGGATCTGTGATGGACGAGCGAGATAACTCCTGTCAGCCACTGAGATTAGAAGAATACTCAGATGCTGACACCATTATCTCACGAGCGCTGAACAACCACATCCAGAAGAATAACAACATTTCCATCACCTTAATGGCAAACACATCGATTTCTTGCCAAGTCATCGAAAACATTCCTTTGCAATCAGAGCATCACAAAGTTTTGTTCGAATCCGTCGGCGGAGAAAATAATAGTCTGTCACTTTTAACGCACTTTTATTTTGAGAATTATTGGGATTTAAAAGTGAAGCACCAGCCTTTTTGCGTGGACTTGGCACTTCTTCGAAATGAAAGAGAAGTTTTCTATCAGCCCAAAGCTTTTTACTGCACATCAAAATCTCATCGTGTTTCAATCCACTACCCGATTCTTCTGCTGATTTCGGCCGCCGGTTTATTAGCCacgtttattatttattttattgttccAGCCTCCGGTAATATAACTTTTCATATACCATTCTGTTTTTATTAAGCACCAGTAGATAATtagggaaaaaatgtaaatgttggtCTTTCAGGTTCGGCGAAATTAGTTACATCAGGATTTGGAGGAGGAAGTAGGAAGAGGTCCAGAGTTACAACGATGGCGATGATGTTGACTGGTCGAATTTTATTATGCCACATCATTACCTTgtgtttggtttgtttaaaactttttattggtTCTAGTCTCTTCATAGACGTTACAGTGTAGTtaaagattattattttttaaattatttagtcGTTCATGTCGCTGTCGATTGTTCAACTAGAACTAGTAAGCCTACCGCAAGGCCAAACTTCATGCATAGTGATGGGtataaatttgtttctatttatgtaaattaCAATGTGGCAgactaaattaatattttacatGTACGCATAGgctatattatttatttctcatcGGTTGCGTCGTTTTCCTGGTTGACGGTGTACTGTTTCGATTACTCCCGTATCTACAGGTAAATTTCTTATCCCAAATTTCAAAGATAATTTTTATGATTGATTATTCTCGAAACAATGTTTTCGAAATTTAGTGGATCATTCAAAGTTTCCAACGAAATGCTATTCATTCTGTATTCGGCTTTCGGTTGGGGTTTTCCTGTCTTGTCAATGATTGCTGCTTTGGTCACACAATTCCAGTCTTCCCAGATTGGAATCTCGGAAATTTTCAATCCCAACATGGGTCTCTTGAATTGCTGGTTTGCTGGTTAGTTTACTTGAATGGATATTATGATATTATTTATACATATTCAGTGCGTAAGTTCTCATTAATTGCAAATAATATGTACGTATCTAGATGGCACTTCCGCACTGGTTTTCTTTTACGCACCCGTCGGGTCCTTGCTAATATTCAACATTGCTTGTTTTCTAACTTTACTGTTCAATCAAAATGTAATGCATTGCTGGAGAGGAAAACAGGGAATGACAACGCATACCAATCGAAACGCATCGAAAGATTCACAAGAGCAGCAAGAgtaagcaaaacaaaattataatgtcctaaatatttttttttcctttgcgtTTAAAAGTTAAAGTATTATCAAATTTAGTTTCAAAATGGCgctgaaactttttttcatcacCGGAATTCCTTGGGTGTTTGAAATCGCTGCGTGGCTCCCTATCTACTTGAACGATGACTCGTTATTACGAACCAACTTCGTCTATGTTTTCGAAATCACCAATTTACTTAATTCACTGCGTGGCgtcatcattttcatcattttcattgttttgaATCGAGACGTCCGTCGTTTCTTGTGGCCTCGTCTCAAGAGGATTTTTGTCCGAGAGGATTCAAATATCGTACGCAGTAATCGATCCAATATCGAAGACCCGTCGTCCTTCTCGACACAATTGGGGATGACGAGTTCCACTTCCAATTCATTCTGCATATCAGAGGGGAGAGACGATTCGAATTTTTCAgtgtaaataaaatgaagtttaagaattttttattttttataaaaatatatactgTGTATAGACTTACGATCGCTCATGAGATTACAATCTACAAAATTCAAACTGTATTAGTGTAGTGCATTTttagatttgattttaattataaGCTTTCAAATTATACATTGAATTATTGTGAAATACCAATACTGTATTTGTtatccgagaaaaaaaatttgttaactgttttttacCTGTCCGTATTCGCAGTTTCTCCCCAAGGCTTCACGCCCGAACGTCTCCGTATTTGGGTTATAGTGTAGTACGGTGTGTTACTAGCCATACCATTCCTACGTATGAACAAGTAGGGAAATGAATCAATGCAAAATAGACACACGAAACCTAAAAGTCCGATACATCAGCGACCATAAATCTTTCGCTCTTTTCACGTAGGTATCACCAACATCGCATCAGATTGcaaatgtaaaatttaataGAACGAAGTAAACAATATTGTCAGACCAAAATTCAGTAATAAGTAGATTtgtaaatagaaatagaaataaatgcTATTATAAAGATATGACGACGGAACAAGAAATTGCGCTGCGTAAATAAAAAGCTAAATCTAAATCAACTGTCGTCTATTCGCATAGCAAAAGAAGATCTTGATAAGCAGTTttacatttgtttgatttggtAACTGATCAAATGGATGGTGAGGATAAGACAGGTGGAAGCAGgatgtgtgtctgtgtgatgTGGTGAGAGGTTTTGCCGTTTTGGgtcatcttcttcctcgtaCCAGGTACGTAGTATAAGGTGTCCCAAATTTATTACCTGGTACGGACTGGGTACAGATGGCTCTATACACCAGCAACAGGCGCATCAAGTGTTGGATAGGATCGGACAGGATGGATGCACAGTTGCACACGCAAAGTCTGCTGGTCGACCGCAAATGGCCTGGAGTCATCAATTTCCATCGTTACACCTCCCTTTCTCAGCTGGCTGTGTAACGAAAGGTAACCGATAATACAGTTTACCGTTAGTTTACGTAGGGATAAATGCTTaggttatttttgtttccttcaaGCGAGTCTATATGGAAGTCCGGCGCAGAGCATTTTTGTTCAAATGGATATATGGTGCCAGGCGGTGCCGAatactcgttttttttaactgcctGGTACGGCCGTCTCCCGTCCATATACATCAAGACGCTATAAGGAGTTCAAAAAATTTAGCCTGCAGCTGAATTTGTATAACGTTCAGCTCAGTGTTAACCCAAAGGTCCTGGGCGAGTATAAAAAGAGCGAAGGCTTTGTTGTGAAAGCACAGTTTGTCCCAAAACAACTAAACAAGCAGACGTGAAGCAGAGGAAGTCTTATTTGTTCAATTCTGACGTCCGTTCGATCAAATCGGTAAGTTACCTTTGCAACAATTTAATATTTGGtcaaactgctgctgctgattcttttctttcaagtgtATACCCGACGTATGGTGCGCTGCAATGCCAGTATAAATTCtcatccatttttattttttacttttgcagAAAAATGAAGACGGGGTTAATGGTATTACTACTTATTCATCTGGTTTCTGTTAcattggctgctgttgttccagcagcagtcgaTGCTCAAGTCACCGACGCTGTAGTAGCAGACAAGAAAGATGATGTCATAATAACGTTAACCGAATCGGTCGAATCCGCTGAATCTATCGAGTCACTCGGAAGCAACGATCCGAAATTAACCAGCGGTACTCCGGCGATAGaaggaaatcaagaaaacGAGTCGGCTGAATCCACCGAGTCCATCGTGTCCGCTGAATCAACAGAGTCACCTGTATTAGACAACGATGTCCTGAAAACCTCCAGCACATTCCATCGTCGTTACCATTACCCAGCAAGATATCCTC
This DNA window, taken from Daphnia pulex isolate KAP4 chromosome 2, ASM2113471v1, encodes the following:
- the LOC124205944 gene encoding uncharacterized protein LOC124205944, yielding MEISQRASIILGFILYFQLMANASPPQSSTAFPSLQLQYSSINNSEEKFVIRKCCGPGQVYNFNREEDVADRRDRCVKHSNTSSNPSSQNYSRQIFFGSEQTVPSQYAIEDVEIDAGFPSNCTPDFLLEPDMRMGDLFYPMPSGQLIVPHRFWVLQNEHHCIEDYFLDGNFEEARRIAFICTSHIHPFPTSAMNDFGKLQLDFIRSTAPAELTAIAGKSVVRKCCDRNQVYSQNKEEKWCTETRGASTQFFDDLQFSKSDELFFRFGLPICSDPFLYRRQTSDFVLNSNGSLEINSGSNLVSIENYCIEDIVYKDPVGLPVTSNLAIFCSNEKVEDLLEEDAEKQTINETASKMVVRNESSIKVNMPKCCPSGSVMDERDNSCQPLRLEEYSDADTIISRALNNHIQKNNNISITLMANTSISCQVIENIPLQSEHHKVLFESVGGENNSLSLLTHFYFENYWDLKVKHQPFCVDLALLRNEREVFYQPKAFYCTSKSHRVSIHYPILLLISAAGLLATFIIYFIVPASGSAKLVTSGFGGGSRKRSRVTTMAMMLTGRILLCHIITLCLSFMSLSIVQLELVSLPQGQTSCIVMGYIIYFSSVASFSWLTVYCFDYSRIYSGSFKVSNEMLFILYSAFGWGFPVLSMIAALVTQFQSSQIGISEIFNPNMGLLNCWFADGTSALVFFYAPVGSLLIFNIACFLTLLFNQNVMHCWRGKQGMTTHTNRNASKDSQEQQDFKMALKLFFITGIPWVFEIAAWLPIYLNDDSLLRTNFVYVFEITNLLNSLRGVIIFIIFIVLNRDVRRFLWPRLKRIFVREDSNIVRSNRSNIEDPSSFSTQLGMTSSTSNSFCISEGRDDSNFSV